The Mucilaginibacter mallensis genome has a segment encoding these proteins:
- a CDS encoding oxidoreductase has translation MTTKVWFITGSSRGLGRSLTEAVLASGDKVAATARNPETLNCLLAQYPEQLFPIKLDVTNYDDIYQSVADTVAHFGRIDVLVNNAGFGVIGAAEAFTDEQVRSQLQTNLYAPIEITRAVLPYMRMQRSGRILQISSVGGRIGNAGLTMYQAAKFGLGGFSEALAKEVAPLGIFVTCVEPGGFSTDWAGASMTYARKIEGYESTVDKRTVYFTSGNFVPMGDPDKAAKVMVDLAVHPNPPVHLVLGSEAIGLLKQADAARTAEMEKWMPVSLSTDHDETESFLDSDLGKVLLKHK, from the coding sequence ATGACGACAAAAGTTTGGTTTATAACTGGCAGTTCACGCGGGTTAGGCCGCAGCCTTACGGAGGCGGTTTTAGCCAGTGGCGATAAAGTTGCCGCCACAGCCCGTAATCCGGAGACTTTAAACTGTCTGCTTGCGCAATACCCGGAACAGCTCTTTCCCATCAAATTGGATGTTACTAATTACGATGATATATACCAATCCGTAGCCGATACAGTGGCGCATTTTGGCAGGATAGATGTGCTGGTAAACAATGCGGGGTTTGGTGTTATTGGCGCGGCTGAAGCTTTTACTGATGAACAGGTGCGCAGTCAGCTGCAAACTAATTTATATGCGCCTATTGAAATTACACGGGCGGTATTACCCTATATGCGGATGCAGCGTTCGGGTCGTATATTACAGATCAGTTCGGTAGGCGGGCGTATAGGTAACGCGGGCTTAACGATGTACCAGGCAGCTAAATTTGGCTTAGGCGGCTTTAGCGAGGCGCTTGCGAAGGAAGTAGCGCCACTGGGCATATTCGTTACCTGTGTTGAGCCGGGTGGCTTTAGTACCGATTGGGCAGGTGCATCCATGACCTATGCCCGAAAGATAGAAGGTTATGAAAGTACCGTCGACAAAAGGACGGTATATTTCACAAGCGGTAATTTTGTGCCAATGGGCGATCCGGACAAAGCCGCTAAAGTAATGGTTGACCTGGCTGTACACCCCAATCCGCCTGTGCATTTGGTTTTGGGCAGCGAAGCCATCGGTTTACTAAAACAGGCTGATGCCGCGCGCACTGCTGAAATGGAAAAATGGATGCCGGTAAGTTTATCAACCGATCATGATGAGACAGAGAGTTTCCTTGATTCAGATTTAGGTAAAGTTTTGCTGAAACACAAATAA
- a CDS encoding porin family protein: protein MKKLMLICLVLLSSKGFSQSFTQNIFSRLEFGIKAGANATNFTNANFPTDPLIGFHAGATVAFKITNNFLFQEEFLFSTQGAKIKGGSLGDQDLKLYYMAVPLLFKYRTNSGFYIEAGAQAGIKIKEDVAGINTDNFAKKVDLGAAGGIGYQSKMGLGLGLRYIYGISKVADVNVSNITNDFKNNAVQASVFYVF from the coding sequence ATGAAAAAACTGATGTTAATTTGTTTAGTCCTGTTGTCGTCAAAAGGCTTTAGCCAAAGCTTCACACAAAATATTTTTAGCCGCCTTGAATTCGGTATTAAAGCAGGTGCCAACGCTACTAATTTCACCAATGCTAATTTCCCTACCGATCCGTTAATCGGTTTTCATGCAGGTGCTACCGTAGCTTTTAAAATCACCAACAATTTTCTGTTCCAGGAAGAGTTCCTGTTTTCAACCCAGGGCGCTAAAATAAAAGGAGGTTCGCTCGGCGATCAGGACCTTAAACTTTATTACATGGCGGTACCATTGCTATTTAAATATCGTACAAACTCCGGGTTTTATATAGAAGCAGGAGCTCAAGCAGGTATTAAAATTAAGGAAGATGTTGCAGGAATAAATACCGACAACTTTGCTAAAAAGGTTGACCTGGGCGCTGCAGGAGGTATCGGTTATCAATCAAAAATGGGCCTTGGCCTTGGCCTAAGATATATCTACGGCATATCAAAGGTGGCTGATGTTAATGTTTCAAACATCACAAACGACTTTAAGAACAATGCTGTACAGGCCAGTGTATTTTACGTTTTTTAA
- a CDS encoding LytR/AlgR family response regulator transcription factor: MNIVIIEDEGLVADDLELNIRKLIDGPLDIVQIRSVKEGIAYFNTNKNTDLIFSDIQLGDGLSFEIFVAEPVTAPVIFCTAYDEYALEAFKTNGIDYILKPFTLQTLDNALQKYKKLKKIFSTDQLPQFDALMQLLAGRETQKAASVLVYHLDKIIPINLDDIAMFYLANEVTHLLTFSGKTFYPNKTLDELEKLCGNSFFRANRQFLVCRKAIIDVSSFFSRKLSLNLNIPFSDKVIISKGKAAQFLSWLAKA; encoded by the coding sequence ATGAACATAGTAATCATTGAGGATGAAGGCTTAGTTGCGGATGATCTGGAATTGAATATCAGGAAACTGATAGATGGCCCGCTGGACATAGTACAGATCAGATCGGTAAAAGAGGGGATTGCTTATTTCAATACAAACAAAAATACCGATCTTATCTTTAGTGATATACAGCTTGGTGACGGGCTTAGTTTTGAAATATTTGTTGCCGAACCTGTTACTGCCCCAGTTATTTTTTGTACTGCTTATGACGAATATGCGCTCGAGGCATTCAAAACTAACGGGATAGATTATATCCTGAAACCCTTTACCCTGCAAACGCTGGATAATGCGTTGCAAAAATACAAAAAGCTAAAAAAAATATTCTCGACGGATCAGCTGCCGCAGTTTGATGCCTTGATGCAGCTGCTTGCCGGCAGGGAAACACAAAAGGCGGCTTCAGTGCTGGTGTATCACCTGGATAAGATCATTCCTATAAATCTGGATGATATAGCCATGTTTTACCTGGCTAATGAGGTTACGCATTTGCTTACATTTTCCGGCAAAACGTTCTACCCAAATAAAACCCTGGACGAGCTGGAAAAGTTGTGCGGAAATTCCTTTTTCAGAGCAAACCGCCAGTTCCTGGTTTGCCGCAAAGCCATCATTGATGTATCCAGCTTCTTCTCACGAAAACTTTCCCTTAACCTTAACATACCTTTTAGTGATAAGGTGATCATAAGTAAAGGCAAGGCTGCCCAATTTCTCAGCTGGCTGGCAAAAGCCTGA
- a CDS encoding sensor histidine kinase has translation MQENLPVKRLNRLSWLLSVIIGLIFYLVSYNSGSDKHIYAHTFFTMLGIVLVGYADVGFMIILSKRFSPKSRKFTTGRYLLTYPVSVLIYLLLWPVFALFTNENWSFSSIGLFLAFVGSGTIINIMIIIMHNSVLLYEHKLHSELELSRLKAANAEAMNLVLKQQIQPHFLFNALNTLKALYHKDAAVADNYIVHMANFLRASISHHSSNISTLEDEVKLLYDYLEMQRIRFGTALVCTITLPEETLKENFLPSFSLQPLLENAIKHNNFTQQEPLQVLISQTEDRLVISNNLQKKKMKDASTNYGLANLAERYRLWSGDEVIIKEDLNTFSVSIKLLKNEHSNH, from the coding sequence ATGCAAGAAAATTTACCCGTAAAGCGTTTAAATCGCCTTAGCTGGTTACTGTCGGTTATTATTGGTTTGATCTTCTATCTTGTTTCTTACAATAGTGGTTCGGATAAGCATATCTATGCGCATACGTTTTTTACGATGCTGGGTATTGTGCTTGTTGGCTATGCTGATGTTGGGTTTATGATCATTTTGAGCAAGCGGTTTTCGCCCAAGTCAAGGAAGTTTACTACAGGCCGGTACTTGTTAACATACCCGGTAAGTGTATTGATCTATTTGTTATTATGGCCAGTTTTTGCCTTGTTTACAAACGAAAACTGGTCCTTTTCAAGCATTGGTTTATTCCTGGCATTTGTTGGGTCGGGTACTATTATCAATATCATGATTATTATCATGCATAATTCAGTATTATTATATGAACATAAATTGCACAGCGAATTAGAGTTATCCCGGTTAAAAGCGGCGAATGCAGAGGCTATGAACCTGGTTTTAAAACAGCAGATCCAACCCCACTTTCTGTTTAACGCGCTGAATACACTTAAAGCATTGTATCACAAGGATGCAGCTGTGGCTGATAATTATATCGTTCATATGGCCAATTTCCTGAGGGCTTCTATATCGCACCATTCATCAAATATATCAACCCTCGAAGATGAGGTTAAACTGTTATATGATTATCTCGAAATGCAACGCATCCGGTTTGGTACAGCACTGGTGTGTACCATAACCCTGCCTGAAGAAACATTGAAGGAAAATTTCCTGCCCTCGTTTTCATTACAACCTTTATTGGAAAATGCTATAAAGCATAATAATTTCACACAGCAGGAACCGCTGCAGGTGCTTATCAGTCAAACGGAAGACCGCCTGGTTATCAGTAATAATCTGCAAAAAAAGAAAATGAAGGATGCCTCCACTAATTATGGGTTGGCAAACCTCGCGGAAAGATATCGCCTCTGGTCGGGGGATGAAGTTATTATTAAAGAAGATTTGAACACATTTTCGGTAAGCATTAAATTATTAAAAAATGAACATAGTAATCATTGA
- a CDS encoding AraC family transcriptional regulator: protein MQPRRIKTISEYHKVMGLPKPEHPLISVINFESIKSLPYAGAANMVFDFYSISLKRNFSGKFKYGQQEYDFDEGIMFFISPGQVFGVESAKQGELKHTGWMLLIHPDFLWNTPLAKIMKQHEYFNYSVNEALFLSEKEETTIINMMHSMEQEYRSNIDKFSQNIIIAQLELLLTYAERFYQRQFITRKIANHKMLDRLEEVLTAYFNTDALAKQGLPTVVHIAETLNVSPSYLSGLLKTLTGQSTQQHIHDKLMEKAKEKLSTTGLSISEIAYELGFEHPQSFSKLFKTKTNLSPLEFRQSFN, encoded by the coding sequence ATGCAACCGCGCCGAATTAAAACGATAAGTGAATATCACAAGGTAATGGGCCTCCCAAAGCCGGAGCACCCACTGATCAGTGTGATAAATTTTGAATCGATAAAAAGTTTGCCTTATGCTGGGGCAGCGAACATGGTATTTGATTTTTATTCTATCTCGCTTAAAAGAAATTTCAGCGGTAAGTTTAAATATGGTCAGCAGGAATACGACTTTGATGAGGGCATCATGTTTTTTATATCACCCGGACAAGTTTTTGGGGTGGAGAGTGCAAAACAAGGAGAATTAAAACATACGGGGTGGATGCTGCTTATCCATCCCGATTTTTTATGGAATACGCCTTTGGCTAAGATCATGAAACAGCACGAGTATTTCAATTACTCGGTAAATGAGGCTTTGTTCCTTTCAGAAAAGGAAGAAACGACTATTATTAACATGATGCACAGTATGGAGCAGGAATACCGCTCAAACATTGATAAGTTCAGTCAGAACATTATCATCGCCCAGCTTGAATTATTGCTCACCTATGCTGAAAGATTTTATCAGCGCCAGTTCATCACCCGAAAAATAGCTAACCATAAAATGCTTGATCGTTTGGAAGAGGTGCTTACCGCATATTTTAACACCGATGCTTTAGCAAAACAAGGGTTACCTACCGTAGTACATATTGCCGAAACATTAAATGTATCGCCCAGTTATTTAAGCGGATTGCTTAAAACCTTAACGGGTCAAAGTACCCAGCAGCACATACATGATAAGCTGATGGAAAAGGCAAAAGAAAAATTATCAACCACAGGCCTGTCCATAAGTGAAATTGCATACGAATTAGGGTTTGAACACCCACAATCCTTCAGTAAGCTATTCAAAACAAAAACCAACCTTTCACCTTTGGAATTCAGGCAATCGTTTAATTGA
- a CDS encoding SDR family oxidoreductase, whose product MKIIITGSLGHISKPLTQELVQKGHNVTVISSKAEKQEEIEALGATAAIGSVEDVDFLTATFTGADAVYTMVPPTNFFNPDFDLAAHCNIIGNNFAQAISKSGVKRVVHLSSIGAHMEKDSGLILAHRGVEVILNKLPDDVAITFMRPVGFYYNLLGFIPAIKNQGIIAANYGADELLVWVSPTDIAAAIVEEFETSLTGRKVRYVASDELTGHETARILGEAIGIPDLKWILVSDEERLRILESFGLNPQIAAGLVQMFASQHNGSLMEDYYRHKPVLGKVKTTDFAKEFAAVYNQK is encoded by the coding sequence ATGAAGATCATAATAACAGGTTCATTAGGGCACATCAGCAAGCCACTTACCCAGGAATTAGTACAAAAGGGGCATAACGTTACGGTTATCAGCAGCAAAGCCGAAAAGCAAGAGGAAATTGAGGCATTGGGTGCCACAGCAGCCATTGGTTCGGTAGAGGATGTGGATTTCCTTACTGCAACTTTTACCGGTGCGGATGCCGTGTATACTATGGTGCCGCCAACCAATTTCTTTAACCCCGATTTTGATCTGGCGGCGCATTGCAACATCATCGGCAATAACTTTGCACAAGCTATCAGTAAGTCGGGCGTAAAACGTGTGGTTCATCTGAGCAGCATTGGCGCCCATATGGAAAAAGACTCAGGGTTGATACTTGCTCATCGTGGTGTGGAAGTTATCCTGAATAAACTACCTGACGATGTTGCCATTACCTTTATGCGCCCCGTTGGTTTCTATTACAATTTGCTGGGCTTTATACCTGCGATAAAAAACCAGGGCATTATTGCAGCAAATTATGGCGCAGATGAACTGCTGGTATGGGTTTCGCCAACAGATATTGCTGCCGCGATAGTTGAAGAGTTTGAAACATCCCTTACCGGCCGAAAAGTGCGCTATGTAGCCAGCGATGAACTTACCGGCCACGAAACTGCAAGAATTTTAGGCGAGGCAATCGGCATCCCCGATCTGAAATGGATACTTGTTAGCGATGAGGAAAGGCTGCGTATTTTAGAATCTTTTGGACTTAATCCCCAAATTGCTGCCGGTTTGGTGCAGATGTTTGCAAGCCAGCATAATGGCTCATTAATGGAAGATTATTATCGCCATAAACCAGTTTTAGGCAAAGTGAAAACAACAGATTTTGCCAAAGAATTTGCTGCTGTTTATAACCAAAAATAA
- a CDS encoding alpha/beta fold hydrolase: MSKITVKDGTEIYYKDWGTGQPIFFHHGWPLSGDDWDAQMMFFLQHGYRVIAHDRRGHGRSTQASGGHDMDTYAADVAAVTEALDLKDAIHVGHSTGGGEAIHYAAGPGKARVAKVVLISAVTPIMVQSETNPDGVPMSVFDEIREGTAFNRAQYFEDFTIPFYGYNREGAKISQGIRDNWWRQGMMGGVKAHVEGIKAFSETDFTEDLKSVDIPVLVLHGEDDQIVPFPISGAKAVKLLKHGKLISYPGFPHGMPATEAATINKDLLAFFKS, encoded by the coding sequence ATGAGTAAAATTACAGTAAAAGACGGAACCGAAATTTATTACAAGGACTGGGGAACCGGGCAACCGATTTTTTTTCATCATGGCTGGCCTTTATCAGGCGATGACTGGGATGCTCAGATGATGTTTTTCCTACAGCATGGGTATCGGGTTATCGCCCATGACCGTCGCGGACACGGAAGATCAACCCAGGCATCCGGTGGGCACGATATGGATACCTATGCAGCTGATGTTGCCGCGGTTACTGAGGCGCTTGACCTGAAAGATGCCATCCACGTTGGCCATTCAACGGGTGGCGGCGAAGCTATCCATTATGCTGCAGGCCCAGGTAAAGCCCGTGTAGCCAAAGTTGTACTGATTAGCGCTGTTACGCCGATCATGGTACAATCAGAAACTAACCCCGATGGTGTACCGATGTCGGTATTTGATGAGATCCGCGAAGGTACTGCATTTAACAGGGCACAATACTTTGAGGATTTTACCATTCCATTTTATGGTTATAACCGTGAAGGCGCTAAAATATCGCAAGGAATAAGGGACAACTGGTGGCGCCAGGGCATGATGGGCGGCGTAAAGGCGCACGTTGAGGGTATCAAGGCTTTTTCGGAAACAGATTTTACTGAGGACCTGAAGAGTGTAGATATCCCGGTACTTGTTTTACATGGCGAAGACGACCAGATCGTTCCATTCCCAATCTCAGGTGCAAAGGCTGTGAAGCTGTTAAAACATGGTAAACTGATCTCTTATCCGGGTTTCCCACATGGTATGCCTGCAACAGAAGCGGCAACTATAAATAAGGATCTCCTGGCGTTTTTTAAATCATAA
- a CDS encoding (R)-mandelonitrile lyase — protein sequence MEIIRSGSQPSGKGPTDYFTGTVRIDPLNNPPEPSRVSMALVTFEPGARTAWHTHPFGQTLIVTAGAGWVQREGEAKQNIHPGDVVYFFPQEKHWHGATDVTAMSHIAIQEKLNGSPVDWMEHVTDEQYK from the coding sequence ATGGAAATTATACGAAGCGGCTCACAGCCCTCAGGCAAAGGCCCCACAGATTATTTTACCGGAACTGTAAGGATCGACCCGCTGAATAACCCGCCTGAACCATCACGCGTTTCGATGGCGTTGGTCACCTTTGAACCCGGAGCCCGTACAGCCTGGCATACACACCCGTTTGGGCAAACATTAATTGTTACCGCAGGGGCCGGTTGGGTACAACGCGAAGGCGAAGCAAAACAGAATATTCACCCTGGCGATGTTGTTTATTTCTTCCCGCAGGAAAAACACTGGCACGGGGCAACCGATGTTACCGCCATGAGCCACATCGCCATACAGGAAAAACTGAACGGTTCACCCGTTGATTGGATGGAACACGTTACTGATGAGCAGTATAAATGA
- a CDS encoding START-like domain-containing protein, protein MPEKKKFTIEYEIKSSPRILYGFLNEANGLTQWFADNVTVRDQVYTFTWDDEQQKAKLLMLKENKLVRFKWVDDEPQCYFEMEILQDELTNDVALSITDFATEDTISERKLIWNNQIDYLISVLGA, encoded by the coding sequence ATGCCCGAAAAGAAAAAATTTACCATTGAATATGAGATAAAATCCTCACCCCGGATATTGTATGGCTTCCTGAACGAAGCTAATGGCCTTACCCAGTGGTTTGCTGATAATGTGACTGTTAGAGACCAGGTGTACACTTTTACCTGGGACGATGAGCAGCAAAAAGCAAAATTGTTAATGTTAAAAGAAAATAAACTGGTGCGGTTTAAGTGGGTTGATGATGAGCCGCAATGTTATTTTGAAATGGAAATTTTACAGGACGAATTAACCAACGATGTTGCCCTGAGCATAACAGATTTTGCCACAGAAGATACCATTTCGGAGCGCAAACTGATATGGAACAACCAAATCGATTACCTCATAAGCGTATTAGGGGCCTAA
- a CDS encoding LptF/LptG family permease — MKKIHLLILKSFIRPFVVTFFIVMFVLLMLFLFKYIDDLIGKGFAWYIILELMVYASATNVAMALPLSILLSTIMTYGSLGENYELVAIKSAGISLVRAMYPMIIIVSILSVSAFIFSDYMLPVANLKYFSLLYDVRQQRSANLLPEGVFSPSFPGYNIRVEKKGADGQLLYGIIIYQKDEIHNNNIVLHAKEGRMYRTARDQYLVLKLKDGVRYEESGDANGFNPRQRLMRFRFKDMEQKLDLSGFVLKRTDQDAFKSAFQMMNLKQLRDYKKDTQHHIDSTNTAQLRSIMPIMRYFVIAHNVKSNEKYLPGKSNVLKDLKLNEQLSALSNAASEARAISTMVKNNSQVTADEAHDIRRSTVEYQKKYTLSAVCLVLFLIGAPLGAIIRKGGLGLPVVVSVAFFLIYYIISTIGEKSVKDGGMSPILGMWISIFILTPIGFFLSYKAATDSALFDMDLYKRYFNKIFKRKEVPSN, encoded by the coding sequence ATGAAAAAGATCCATCTCCTAATACTTAAATCATTTATAAGGCCTTTTGTGGTCACCTTTTTTATAGTGATGTTTGTATTGTTGATGCTATTTTTATTTAAATACATTGACGATCTGATAGGCAAAGGCTTTGCCTGGTATATTATACTTGAGCTCATGGTGTACGCCTCGGCTACCAATGTGGCTATGGCGCTTCCCCTGTCCATACTGCTCTCCACCATCATGACCTACGGCAGCCTTGGCGAAAATTATGAACTTGTAGCCATAAAATCAGCCGGGATCTCATTGGTGAGGGCCATGTACCCCATGATCATTATTGTATCGATATTAAGCGTCTCCGCATTTATTTTTTCGGATTACATGCTGCCGGTAGCTAATCTTAAATATTTCTCGTTACTGTACGATGTACGCCAGCAGCGGTCGGCAAATTTGCTGCCTGAGGGGGTATTCAGCCCGAGTTTCCCGGGCTATAACATCCGTGTAGAAAAAAAGGGAGCCGACGGACAGCTATTATACGGCATTATTATTTACCAAAAAGATGAGATCCATAATAACAATATTGTATTGCATGCCAAAGAAGGCCGCATGTACCGCACCGCCCGCGATCAGTACCTGGTTTTAAAACTTAAGGATGGTGTACGTTATGAAGAATCGGGCGATGCAAACGGCTTTAATCCCCGGCAGCGGTTAATGCGTTTCCGCTTTAAGGATATGGAGCAAAAGCTCGACCTATCGGGCTTTGTGTTAAAGCGTACCGACCAGGATGCATTTAAATCTGCTTTCCAAATGATGAACCTGAAGCAGTTAAGGGATTATAAAAAAGACACCCAGCACCATATTGATAGTACCAATACAGCGCAGCTTAGGTCCATAATGCCTATTATGCGCTATTTTGTTATAGCCCACAACGTAAAATCTAACGAAAAATACCTGCCGGGCAAGAGCAATGTGCTAAAAGACTTAAAATTAAATGAGCAGCTGTCGGCCTTGTCAAATGCGGCAAGTGAGGCGCGTGCCATCTCAACCATGGTAAAAAACAATTCACAGGTAACCGCTGATGAAGCGCATGATATACGGCGCTCAACTGTTGAGTATCAGAAAAAATATACCTTATCGGCGGTTTGTTTAGTACTGTTTTTAATTGGCGCGCCACTTGGCGCCATTATACGCAAGGGCGGCCTGGGTTTACCTGTTGTTGTTTCGGTAGCTTTCTTTCTTATCTATTATATCATATCAACCATAGGCGAAAAATCGGTGAAAGATGGCGGCATGTCCCCTATTTTGGGTATGTGGATCTCCATATTCATACTAACGCCCATAGGCTTCTTCCTGTCATACAAAGCAGCTACAGATTCGGCATTGTTTGATATGGACCTGTATAAACGCTACTTTAACAAAATATTTAAGCGCAAAGAGGTGCCAAGCAACTAA
- a CDS encoding bifunctional 3,4-dihydroxy-2-butanone-4-phosphate synthase/GTP cyclohydrolase II — MLNTIQEAIEAIQAGKTIIVVDDEDRENEGDFLTAARNATPETINFMVRYGRGLVCAPITKNRARELDLEPMVSHNTTSHETNFTVSVDLLKDCTTGISASDRSKTVLALIDPAIKPEDLGRPGHIFPLIAKDGGVLRRTGHTEAAIDLAVLAGFEPAGVICEIMKEDGEMARLPELLVIAKEFDLKIVSIKDLIAYRLDTESMITREVAVKMPTEFGDFDMIAFTQKNTGENHLALVKGTWKPDEPIMVRVHSSCVTGDIFGSCRCDCGPQLHKAMEMINKEGKGVIVYMNQEGRGIGLINKLKAYHLQENGFDTVDANLQLGFKMDERDYGVGAQILRSLGVSKMRLMTNNPKKRAGLIGYGLEVVENIPIEIASNPHNEAYLRTKRDRMDHAILRDH, encoded by the coding sequence ATGTTAAATACAATACAAGAGGCGATAGAAGCTATACAAGCCGGTAAAACTATTATAGTGGTTGATGATGAAGACAGGGAGAATGAGGGTGATTTTTTAACTGCAGCACGTAACGCTACGCCTGAAACTATAAACTTTATGGTACGCTATGGCCGCGGGCTGGTTTGCGCGCCAATTACTAAAAACCGCGCACGTGAGCTTGACCTGGAGCCGATGGTGAGCCATAACACCACATCGCACGAAACAAATTTTACTGTTTCTGTTGATCTGCTTAAAGATTGCACCACAGGTATCTCTGCTTCCGATCGTTCAAAAACAGTACTGGCACTTATCGACCCGGCAATTAAGCCTGAAGATTTGGGCAGGCCCGGCCATATATTCCCTTTAATAGCTAAGGATGGTGGTGTATTGCGCCGTACCGGGCATACCGAAGCTGCTATTGACCTGGCTGTTTTAGCCGGATTTGAGCCTGCAGGTGTAATATGCGAAATAATGAAGGAAGATGGCGAAATGGCCCGCTTACCTGAGTTATTGGTTATAGCAAAAGAATTCGACCTTAAAATTGTATCGATAAAAGACCTGATCGCTTACCGCCTGGATACCGAGAGCATGATAACCCGCGAGGTTGCCGTTAAAATGCCGACTGAATTTGGTGATTTTGACATGATCGCCTTCACACAAAAAAACACAGGCGAAAACCACCTTGCACTTGTAAAAGGCACATGGAAGCCCGATGAGCCCATTATGGTTCGTGTACATAGTTCATGCGTAACCGGCGATATATTTGGCTCATGTCGCTGCGATTGCGGCCCACAGCTGCATAAAGCAATGGAGATGATAAACAAGGAAGGCAAAGGCGTAATTGTTTACATGAACCAGGAGGGCCGGGGCATTGGCCTCATCAATAAACTAAAGGCCTACCATTTACAGGAAAACGGTTTCGACACCGTTGATGCCAACCTGCAGCTAGGCTTTAAAATGGATGAACGCGATTACGGCGTAGGCGCGCAAATATTACGCAGCCTGGGTGTATCAAAAATGCGTTTAATGACCAATAACCCTAAAAAACGTGCAGGCTTAATTGGCTACGGACTTGAAGTGGTTGAAAATATCCCTATCGAGATCGCATCCAATCCGCATAACGAGGCTTATTTAAGGACAAAAAGAGACAGGATGGATCATGCTATTTTGCGTGATCACTGA